ACATTCTCGAGAAGATGCTCGAGGCGATCGACAAGCCCCGCGACACCCTCAGCCCCCACGCGCCGCGCCTGCTCAGCTTCCGCATCGATCCTGAGCTGATCGGCACCGTGATCGGTCCCGGCGGCCGCACGATCAAGGGCATCACCGAGCGCACCAACACCAAGATTGACATCGAGGACGGCGGCATCGTGACGATCGCCAGCCACGACGGTGCCGCGGCCGAGGAGGCCCAGCGCATCATCGAGGGCCTCACCCGGCGGGTGTCCGAGGGCGAGGTGTTCACCGGTGGCGTCACCCGCGTGATCCCGATCGGCGCCTTCGTGGAGATCCTCCCCGGCAAGGAGGGGATGATCCACATCTCCCAGCTCTCGGAAGCCCGAGTGGAGAAGGTGGAGGACGTGGTGAACGTGGGCGATCAGGTGACGGTGCGGGTGCGGGAGATCGACAACCGCGGCCGCATCAACCTCACCCTGCGCGGCGTGCCCCAGGCCGATTCCCCCGTGCCGGTCTGAATCGGCTCAGAAGAACAGCAGGCAGGTGCTGCCGGGGGTGGCCACAGCCGGCGACGGCTGGAAACCCACCCCTCCCGGCACCACCGCCGACACCAGGATCAGCAGCACGCCGATCAGGGCGATCAGCCGGTAGCGCGCCGGCGGCAGCGCGAAGCGGGCCAGCACAGGCGACAGCCTGGACGGCACGGGCCAGCCGTCCAGGGCCCCATCGGGCAGCAGCGAGGGCAGCAGCACCAGCAGCAGCGCCAACGCCAGCGGCCGCAGCCAGATGTCATCCACCAGCTGGTAGGCGAACAGGGCCACCAGCAGCGGTGCCGCCATGGCGTTGTGGCGGAAGCCGCTCCAGCGCTTCGGCACGAACCCGGTGGCCAGCAGCAGGGCACAGCCCGTGCCCAGGATCCCCAGCCAGTAGAGCAGGGCCAGCGGCAGGTTGTGGGGCCCGCAGAGGCCGGCGCCGGCCGGCACCGCCTGGATCCCCACGCCCCAGAGCGGCGAGGCCAGCAGGGCCCGGCCGTACACCAGCCAGTTGGACAGCCGCATCGACGGCTCACTGCCCCCTTCCAGCAGCTCGGCGCTGTTGCGTTGCAATGCTTCGGAGAAGAAGCTGCCACCACTGAGGGCCAGGGTGAGCACGGTGGCCCCCAGGGCCGCGCCCAGCAGCAGCAGCAGCCCCGTGCCGTACAGCCGGCGCCGCTCCCCGCCGCTGCGCCAGGCCTGCCATCCCACCATCACGGTGCCCAGGACGCTGGCCAGCGCGGCGCCATCCCCCTGGCTCAGGCCGATCTGCAGCAGGCACACCAGCGGCACCGCCCCGCAGATCGGCCACCAGAACCCACGCCAGCGGCGGATGGTGCCGCTCTGCAGCTGCTGGAGCAGGGGCAGGAACGTCCACAGCAGCAGCACCGCCATCTGGTTGGCCCAGCGGGCATTGAGGTGCAGGTAGGGCAGGCTGAACACGCCGCCCTCCGGTGTCAGGCGGTTCACCCAGGTGTGCACGGGCAGCCCGTACAGCCGCGCCACCAGGCTGAGCCCCACATCCATGCCCACCAGCACCACGGCGAAGAGGGCGAGC
This portion of the Cyanobium sp. NIES-981 genome encodes:
- a CDS encoding O-antigen ligase, with the translated sequence MIPAAERRNPLRWYLAALLLAILLTLSEGYPLLKFQSQRLAELLPALGLLLWCFRRQPRSFFEAPAISGWYGLGLLGLAAVALVGGAVGPVPWISLGFLGLALLQFGLLPLLQPAWRQHRADTARLLALFAVVLVGMDVGLSLVARLYGLPVHTWVNRLTPEGGVFSLPYLHLNARWANQMAVLLLWTFLPLLQQLQSGTIRRWRGFWWPICGAVPLVCLLQIGLSQGDGAALASVLGTVMVGWQAWRSGGERRRLYGTGLLLLLGAALGATVLTLALSGGSFFSEALQRNSAELLEGGSEPSMRLSNWLVYGRALLASPLWGVGIQAVPAGAGLCGPHNLPLALLYWLGILGTGCALLLATGFVPKRWSGFRHNAMAAPLLVALFAYQLVDDIWLRPLALALLLVLLPSLLPDGALDGWPVPSRLSPVLARFALPPARYRLIALIGVLLILVSAVVPGGVGFQPSPAVATPGSTCLLFF